AAACTGAATGGTTCGGTTTGgagctattttttttatttatctataaTTTGTAgtgataaataaaattgagcCGGCTAGCTTAATCATAttctcatctttttctttctctcacGTGGTGAGACCCTCggatcttcttctcttctctttgtctctctctctctccgcctCTTTCATCTCCTTCATCAGCTTGATCCaacttcatcaattttttcatCTTGTCTTAATTTTCTCCAATTAATCTTAAATCCTCTTGTATAGAAGGTTTTCCCCTCTATGATAGTATTCCAATTTCTTACATTAACATTACGTTATCAAAATTTATACAATGAATTAACTACTTCAAGAAATAGGTTAACCTAGTTGATATGAGAAATTAGATCTCTAGCTAATGGTTATTTGCGTTCATCATGCGTTGATTATCTTCATCAGTTGAATCATCTCCATCATACCTCCTTGGTCTTCTTCATGATCAGCTTAATCCAACTACATCACTTTTCCATTATCTCTTgttcttctttaatttttcttttgttttacttcTTAGGGATATCTTGCCCACTATGAAAGTGGCTCAATAGTATTCCAATATTCATGCattaacataaatatatatctcTAATAAATGTAGTCCTACTATCCAAGCATTTTAAGTACCATCAATTACATTCTCATTACCAATTTGAAGTCACCTTTGTGTATATGTCCGGAGAGAAttctcaaataaactcattggttttttatttttataatatgtgTTATTCTAAACTAATATACGAGAAATAAAATTGAACTCGGATGCAAAGAGACTAACACACACTGACCAACTGACTTAATCCACATATTATATACAAATAAACTCATTAATTAGAATACTATAAAACATGTTCTTTATATCATAAACACACAGAAGGTACGTATAAATATCATCAGATTAAGAAATCTGTCTTTTTGTATAAACAAGAAGAGCAAGGTACTACGAACAATGTGTAAATGGAAAGATGCAATTGTAGCCCCTACAATGagtaatctctctctctctctctctctctctctctctctctctctctctctctcatatatatatatatatatatataacaccaTTATCACCATTGGCATACACAGATCGTAGTTGACTCGATCGCCATCTTTGattgatataaataaatatatgaaatgtAGTTCTTGCATTGACCCcaattatattatgtttaCCTCAAAATAGAGGTTTTCGGTGGACCtaactttaaagaaaaaaaaattcatggatcaaattttaagttttaaatttttgaaaatttaaaattttacttAGTTATAAtatcagtcccgatctcttggaccacaggagtccaagagattgtggtcacccaccgttggatattaatccaatggttcaaaatgatatatataaatgcaatatggcataaatgattattacccgatccaagtcaaccgttgaatttacatccaacggtgagtgactataaatctcttggactacaggggtccaagagatcaggactggttataatatatataaaaaaaaagaaggaaaaaaaaagagaggtgctttgaaaattataattatttattaacaTAATATGCATACAAGTTTcactatataaaaaataaaaataagtgCTAGTCTAGTAAATAAGAAGAGAAGTTAGGGCAATATTGTGGTAACGTAAAGGGACAAAAGGCTTGGTCATTTTGTGGCCGACACGCTTGCATTCAGTTGACAAAAGTGACCTACTCTCTATCCTTCTCGTTTTACACACAACTACTTGCTCTACATAAAATTAGATATAAAAGACAAATCTAATGGATTATGCGCACGTGGCTCGATTTAACTGGCTGAACTACTTCATCGTAGACCTTCTAGAAGCCAACCGAAAACTTGGGTGGGGGCGTGAGAGAGCGACTAAAATATGGAAGGGCCTGCCTTCCCAATTTAATTCAGTATATTCCACTGACTATACAAATTATCTCGGAAGGGTAATTTTGTCCGACCAGGAGATTTTTATAGCCTTTATTGACCGCCAAGGCCCGCCAACCATTAACTGCCAAATGATTAGTATTTGTAATAAGGGTTTTTTTGAGAGGTGGGAATTTGAACCCGTGAACCGACTCgggaaaacccaaaaaacaaccgtgctgacaaaaaaaaaaaatgtcaactTAGACTAAAAAATCGAATTAGACCAGTTTGGATCGTTCTCGCCCCCGATTCTTATCTTGGAAAAATCAATCTAAACCAAACTCGACCGGTCATATTAAGTTTACTTATTCAATTTTACATAAAATTATTAGTAAgcttaattaatattcagCTAACATTAGTAATTTCAAGTAATATTTAGATATTTTAGCACAATTAATACTCAAATGTTTAGTTCCAATTTATACCAAATTAAATAACTAATTTAgtccaatttatttttcttttcgatGAGCCATACTCGTTTTTGTTGTGCTTTTGCCTTTATCTCTTttccaccttttttttttttttttttcccatttctCGTCCTCTCTTCTAACTCTTTCTTAATTTATACCCAATTAATACtctttcttatatatatttttatacttcCTATTTCTCCATTCTccacatatttatatttttatctttccAATTTGGAATTCGGGCTGAATTGAATTGGAATCGTAGTGGTCcattttggtttggttatgCTATACACTTTCTATAAAAACCGAATCGAACTAGAACATATAAAAATTGTGATTTCGTTTTTAATTCAAGAggaaaaccaaaccaaatcggACCGTACCTACCCCTAGCGTTTATTACAATTATAGTTTCAATCCTTTTTTTAGCTACACAAATCCTCTTCCACCTTTCACTCCTCCatccttttgtttgtttctctttgaATTCATTCAATTTGGAAGATAATTGGAGCCCTTTGGGCTATTTATGGGTGAGTGGAGAGGTATTTGGCACTACAAcaagggtttttttattttattttttaatttttataaatataaacaatagtttaaactataaagaaagagaaatttttACACACACTATTAAAAtgtcataaaattttgaatataagACTACGAATCTGCAAATTAATGCTCATTTCCATTTGGCAAGACCTTATTGGTTTTTTAGGTCGTCCATGCCAACAAAAATGCccgaataaataaaaagcttGCATCTGTCTCCAAGCAGGCACACGGGGCCCAGCCGTCCAGGGATGGAGCAAAAAGGACAGTTTCGTCATTTAAcggaagaaaaatataatggCTCTCCGATTTTGGCATATGGGTGACCAGTCAAAGATGACGATTTTGACTCGTGGATACAACATGTCGAATTTTGGACTTGCCAAGTGGACACAACTTGTAGCCTTTGAgtggatttttttatttatcttcgtgctcctttttttttgtgactCTTTTTATGTGACGTTAAGGCACAGAATTTTATCCTGATTTTGGTTGTCAGAAAGCAATTGGTTGATGAATTTTAtctatgaattttaaaaaaaataaaaaaataaaaaaaactgaaagcaattggttgatgctcaaaattgGACTTAGCAGCTCTGAGCCAGCCGGAATACCTGAGAAAAGTAAAAGCCATAGAAATCTTACAAGACAATGAAGACAAAATCTTGAATAAATTCAATTAGATTTGGCATTAATAGAGTGTTTTGTGAATCAAGATCATTATGTTAGGTTTATTATGATGTCGTCTTTTAGTGTGATGATAATGAGTGTAATTCCATCACTCGGTTTATTACGATAACAAGTGAAATTGTTAAAAAGTTAGATGAATTCAAGTTACACTTACAATTAATGATCTAATTAATAGAAGTTTCGTTTGAACAAACCGTAGCTTGAGTTCATCTAACTTGTGAATAGTACTTTGTTTGGCTTTGCCACATGATGAGTAAGCCACATAATTAGGCTTAATTACTAATTTGGACTCATTAGAAAGCTCAGATAACCTCATATGTTTTTCTAGTagtcattttttatttaatgaaaatagaTATCATTAACTCATGAGAGATTACCATGCTAAAAAAGAACATCATGAGGCTCCTCAAAACAAGCACAAGCTTTCTCAATATGCAAGCCAAAATCTAACTAGACGATGAGTCGGACCATTAGTACTATGACGAACATGAACAAAGATATTGCAGTGACGACTCCTAAAAACTCTTTTGTATCCTTGATAATGGGTGGTGCTATGCACAGGCAGGCTGGGTGCCTACCCAGctcaaattattataattttgttaaaattacCTACGTGTGTTATAAGTTCAttctaaaatttaaaaaaattaaaagtaaattCTGCGCATATGTTGCCCATTCAGGTGGTCCCATATCTTTTCTCTCGTTGCTACTCCGCAGTAGGTTTTGGGTCAAATTCTCCTTCTATTGGCTATATCTTCTATTATCTTGGGTGGGCAACTTGGCAACAACATATTCTCATCTCCTTTTGTCAACAACAAGTGTTATTCTCATTCTTTCTGTTGCTATATATCTTTAATtatagttttaatttaaaattgagtattttaggaattaaggatgaataataattttggaattttgttgaaattattTAGGGCTTTGATTAGTGATGAATTATTGTATGGGTTTGATTTGAGATTTTCTTAAAATGGagtattttagggtttaattATGGATGAATTATAAATTTTGGTTTGGTATTGTTGAGATGCTATTATGAAAATTTGTTTGATTAAAATTCTTTCTACATATTATTCATAGGCTATCCTTTAAGAGTTCCAAACCTTGCAGGGttaaattttagatttaaatggtgttgttttgtattgcattgcatttacttttggttttagttttagcttttgcatttgttgaacttttatttatggatagaGATGCATTTGAGGATATGGCTCGTTATGTCCCCCTAAGTAGGTGtatatttttgtgtttattaatgaaatgcACTCGTATCATCAAGTTTAGTATGTAAATTTTGCCCAACTAACTTTTGAATCCTGAACTGCCAACATGCCCAACAAGCGACATATAGTGACCCAAATGATGAATACAATTGAAATAGTCTGGAAGGATGCACCCTCAATGGCAACATAATGGAAGCCAAAATAGATCACCATACAATTAAATGCTTACTAATGGGCGGTGCCAACGTTGCTTTGACAATATTCCAAGATTATGGTTAGGTTTCATGACAAGTTAACCAAAATGTTGGTTGAAATGCACCACATTTCATTCATAGTTGCATGGAATGGAAGCAATTGGAAGCCACGCGTCACTTGTTTATTTAACGGGGCCTTGTATTGTGCTTCACCCACAAAGTTTATATTGGTCGCATTTTAGGTCATCTTCCACATGcatttttcatctctctctcccatttTCAAGTATGATTTACGTTTTTCACCAATGGATGAAAAAGTCTTATGCACTTGACGTCGAttgcaattaaaaaaagagagaaggggtttgggtttttgttctttgttcaTCGGAGGGGGGCATAAGCAAAGTGCCACTGCTATTTAGGCCTACAAATCCTATTAAAGAATAATTTTAATCGCTGTCAATGATAATTTCATCTCGTGATATTTAGTCTCTACTTTGTTGGATAAAATATATCGAGCTCATGAACAAAAGAGCTTCCATCCAAAAGAGAGATAAGTACCCAAATGGAATCTCACCATTTTCACTATAGCAATATAAGTTTAAGGTGAAAAGAAGTAATAACGTGCCCGAAATAgacataaaaacacaaaaaaaggtGCATCGGTTGAATTCTGGTTGGGTAATAACGAGACAACCAATATAAGCCTGGATCCAATGTAATGATACAAAGCTTTGTTCTTTTACACTTTTACAACATGCTGTCACTGTTGACTGAACTTTCACTTCAATGAGGTTAGCATGGAAATTGAGTGAAAAAAGTAAGCTTGGAACTTGGAACTTGAAACTTTTGCAATCTTGGTGGCTTGCACCTTAGCGATCATGAGAAGCTAATGatcttttgcttttcaagTAAAATTACAAAGTAATAATCATATTTGATTCATGATACACATGTCAAAAGCATGAAAGCACAGTAGAAGCTACTATTTGTCATTTCTGTCTTAAAGCTTAAGCTAcgtattctttctttcttatgaAAAACAcctttgaaaaacaaaaaaacccaaccaCACATTTGAAATTTCTCCTCCTTTTATAGATGAAATAATAATGACAATTCTAAGGAGATGCTTCTGGAAATTTCCATAAGCGCAACTCTGGAAAATTTCATGTGGTGGTACTTATAATTCTTGTCAGTTTAGCATACACTAGCAGTGGAGGAAATCATTTTGTGGTAGAGAAAGACCAAGTAAATGCCATGCcatgtcaaatttcaaaattggtCGCAAGTCATATGCTGCCAACcaatatgtttatttatttcaaaaccaGTCACTTTTGTTGGCGGTGCGTGTAAAGTATTGTTGGTACCAAGTCAATAATGGACTTTGTTGAATCAGCCTTCTCTCTTGTTAAACTCGGAAGTTTTGGTCGTTTGCTTTGCCAGCCATTCCCAACAAGAACTttcataaattataaaaagtcAACGACTTActggagttttttttttttggtcaacaccAACTGAAGTTGAAAATTACCTGGTTTTTAATTGCTCTTATGGTCCCCACTCTTCATATGTGATAaacttaaatatatatatatatatatatatatatatatatattactgaaaaaaaataaattattatccatttttaatatttgcgTTTAGATACTAATACTTGTAAGAATATTAAACAAGAATGTGGCTGTAGTTTAGTGGTAAGAATTCCACGTTGTGGCCGTGGAGACCTGGGCTCGAATCCCAGCAGCCACACTACcaatcttttttctcttttttattttattttatttttatgttaaaagAAATTCGACCCTCCCTTATTGTAGGCTTTTatcattaatttctttgttttaaaaaaataaaaaataaaaaataaatctatGAGGAGGTATATTCAAACTTGATTACAAAAGGCCGGACTCACTGTCCTAGCCGATGGCCTACTCCCTTCTTGTTTTTTGCGTGgaatttctctgttttttttaaaaaatgaatgagGTAGGTGGATTAATCCCCTTGTTACGAAATgcttcatttatttatttcatttatttaaaaacatCAGTCTTATGATTAACATCAAAATTGTTCTCACCTATATTTGGACCCTCTACTGTATTAAGAATGGAATCAGAAGCTTCTATTTAACTTCAAAAATACTTacaagcaaaacaagaaaatataattcaaatatattaatGACTCGTTCTAGATGCCTAAAAATTTCTTGTGTGGGACCAAGCTTGGTTCTAGACACACATGATTACCATGGATGACTGACACACCAAATGAGCAAAAGACCCAGCTGCTTCCATTAAAATTGACTTGGCCAGAAGAAGCCAAGAAACATGAAAGCTGGAACTTTGCTTTGGTCTCAAGTTAACTAACTCAAGCAAATCCAACTTTCTTGAGCATAAACAGGCTTTCATATCCAAGTCTACTCAATCCTCATCTTTCTGGTAATCTTACCCTAAGACCGTAAAACTTTCTCCGaaagaccaaaacaaaacgGCAGTAACACTATTCATGACCCAACATATGAAGGCATAAGAACAGCTTCAGTATATAAAAAATACGTTCAGGGCCACATCTGTCTCTGTCAAGTGTCAAACATGGGATTTTTTAATAGGAGAGTGAGTGAGCGACATAACGTACCTGTTAAGCAACTGACTGCAGGCCTGAGCTCGAACAAGAACCAGtcaaaacttaaaaaagaCAAATCATATTGCATCACTtgctaaaaattatttttccattAGCTTAAAATAGCAGATACAGTTACTTGGTAAAACAAAACCTATCGTCTTTCGGCCAATTAAATGTTTGATACTTGTAGTCTTCATTACAACTcaacataaaaaaatcttCGTCAACCCACTTGTCTTCACATCATCAGTGAACATCTTCTAGTACTTCAATGCTGAGTCTTgttcttttatatatacaaccaATATTGCAAAACTTGACTTACTCTGTGTTGATGTCTAACAACGTGACTTTCTATCGTTGATTTCTCAAGTGACTCAACAAATACGTGATGAGTTTCACAAATACTCATCAGCCCACATGGTATATATTTACAAAACTACCTGTTTGATTTCTTTGAGAACTTTGGGTTTTTGCACATTCGGATACTCGAAGGAGTAACCTCCACCAGTTCATCCTCTTGAATATACTCAATGCAGTCATCCAGACTGTAGTCCAATGGGGTATCAAGAATCACtggaaccaaaaaagaaaaaaaaagaaaaggagattCTAGATTATTAATTGCCATAAACTGAGGATTGTTGCTGCAAATGtacaaactcaaaatattGATTTACttataaaagagaagaaaacatgTGAACCCAACCATTTTGTAAGCAATCAACTACTAAGTAGATTATTGAAGTCGGAGAATGGAGAGACCTTCAGAAACTACTAGTCTAAGAAAAAGGCTACTGCATGGAGAGACCTTCCAGAAACTAATAAAAAGCCTACACTGGTTCTGGCAAATATTACGATACCACCCCCATTAAACTTAAGAAATATCCTATGTCCTTATAAATATAGGGATAATTCTGTTCTGAGAAAAGGAGCAGACATTAGAAACACGAAGAGCTAAAGTGAAATATTATGAAAATTCAATCCATGGCTTGCTCCACAGAGAATACAATTCATTATTGCGTCTATCTAAAAGTACTGATAACAATGGGCAAAATAGCTTACAAATACTAAAGTAACAATTTGTTtagacaaaattgaaatgttCGAACACATTTTAGTCTTTGCTATTaacttctcttctctttctttgtgaGATGAAGTTGGTGTTATTAACTTAAAACAGCTAAACCTCACCCAATATACAGtcatggtcagcacatcttAACAATATCAGAAACGGAATTAACTCTTTTACCCTAGACATGAGATAAGTAGAACAGGTACTATAGTTGCTTCTCACCTGTTACATCTTTGTTGGAACGGATGTTTGTTGCAGCCTTCTTCTTACACACATTAAGGGATAAGTCCCCAGGCCGCTGATGGATGCCAACTATCTGACCTTTATAAACTTCCACGCCAGGACCAATAAACAACTGCCCCCTCTCCTGTGAACTAGAAATGGCATAAGAAGTACTCGTTCCACCCTCAAAGGCAACCTGAAAATATTGCAATTCAATTTAGTCATCCTGACACAAGGGAAACACACATGCAAATGTGTGCAGAGCACATATATGATCTTTACTTCTCTTTTGGACGATTTGTTCTCAACACTAGATGTGCAAAAAGGGTGCATGTGATATAACAACTGTTGTGGTCACTACCATACCAGACATTGCCAAAGGCTTTCCACCACCAGGACTAATAAAGTCAAACCTTAAAATATAACCACAATCTCAGAAATTACCAGTGAGCCTAGATCCCGGGTACTCATATCACCAGCCCAAGGTCCATAGCTATCAAATATTGTGTTGAGAATTGCAGTGCCACGAGAAGCTGTTAAAATTGCATTTCGCAGACCAAGAAGGCCACGAGTTggaattttatatttgaggAAGGTTGTGCCTTCCGACCTAGCACATACAAAAAGTCCAGATAATCAGACATTCAGACATCTGTTGCATTCACCAAGCAgcaaattcaaccaaaaacTGCCAACAAAAGTAGAGTAAAAGTACAGATGTAAAAGTGGAGAATATAATAACACTGTGACACCCCACAGTACCCGCGCGCTTGGGGGGAATTGAACAGATGACAACAAAATATTAGtccattaattttcttttggttacACAGCTTACTAATTTCAAAACTAATTACTTTATAAGAGCGATCTACATTGATACTGTTGCTGCACCAGTTTAGGAAAAGAGTGAAAATGATATCCCTGAGTAGCTGACAAGAAATGGNNNNNNNNNNNNNNNNNNNNNNNNNNNNNNNNNNNNNNNNNNNNNNNNNNNNNNNNNNNNNNNNNNNNNNNNNNNNNNNNNNNNNNNNNNNNNNNNNNNNATGAATTCTGGCTAGAGCTTCCTGTATGTGTAAACCTGTGGACGGTCCTGCTGAAGTATGTATACTGAGAGGTCCCAccgggcgtgccaaattgttcacccgttttcgcgtttagctcctgtgatggaagggcgaagttccccactggcttggagaccatgtCCTGGTCAAGcgagtcagctttctttggtgtgcgagcgtgccactgctagcaacgtgaattctagcagacttttttttagaatagataacttgcgccccaagttactgacttctaaaaatcaaacgattgtgaatttgggtgagtaatatctcccaagtaagttcttttcttgccttaggctggtaaggactttcataatttatctcagtatatAAAGGAaacggctgttctggccagaagtgtttgatagaagtggactgttttaggcagaGCTGCCTTTTGCGAGATAATAAATACACATATTTAACTCTAGACAAGTTAAAGGACTGTCGGAACTTCGTTTCCGCTTGAATGGAAGACTCTGCTGTAGGCTGGACTGGACATATCTGGATTGGTCCGCACTGCTTTGTGACTTCAAATGCTAGGTTGACCtgcaaatcgataccaaagttggattttggcagagctttacgtTTTCTTCATGCTTTGTGAGGCCTTTTGAATAGGCAGAACTGCAACTCCTCCTGCTTGAAAGGGACAGAAGTGGCTATTCTCGATGGTCTGATGAGCTAAGGATCGTACTACgagagttgttctgcttgaacaAGGCTCGTCCTGAGTTTTTCTGGGGTCTCcacgtttgtgaaaactcaaactctgcttgtcttggcttttgctgaaccaaatttgtaacgaggtgTCTCGTTCTAGAAGACTTGTTTTCTAAGTCTGAATTTCGGATTTCAAGTGAGCTCTTGGCtttttcttggtgttgtttttttgattgatgagttgattgtccttttctttcttgcctgcttctgtttttataagagatccTCTTCTGGAGgtgttttctaaattttaaatgggcggcaaaaagatcTCTTAGAAAAGATCTTTATCAACCGTGGCAGACAAGTTCTCAATAGTCTCCAGTGATCCCTTCCCTAGTTCCCTGGGTGActgcttttttgtttcaaccaacGCCAACGCTTGTGTGTGCTTTTCatggcggtttggttttcttctgtaCTTTCTGAATAATTCCTTATTTTCTGTTCTAATTGAGAAGGCATGGCCTGTGAATCCTTTTGAAAAGATGGACTATTGTCTTCGGGGCAAAAAAAATCTCTGAAAATAGGTGGGCTTCTTGATTTCCTGTCGGCAGTTTCCCGGAGACGTCTCTTCCCATAAAAACTCTAGTTGAAAATGTTGACCCTCTCAATagctgaggtagccacgtgggagatatatttgtttagtttcttGGGCTTGAATCCAAACAAATTCTGTGGGCTGATCCTTTTAAAGCCCGGATGacagtttctttcttttgggctttcttgggctgggaacttttgtttttgataaaaaaacgTAAAGCCCAAGCCATCTGGATCCTAATTTTATTGTCCCCAAGCTTTTGGGCCGAGTGGGAAATTTCATTATgggttttatctttttctgattttggcGCGTCaattttaggcccaaacaaatTCTATGCAGTTTGTGACCCTcatgtcgtcacgagcgtgtgggttTTCGCGGATCTTGATTCGGAGTctgtttgagccccgaacgaattttccatatcgcgcgatctctgggtgcagtgtcgttaaataatCAGATCGCGCTGAAtatcggatatgtcggtctacatgatgtcaggatcgtgtaggattcgacggattgcaaatcggagtcccggatactccgaaatcgcgaaccctggggctagggtttggattttaagcgataacgcggttttggccaatccgaccatccgtttcggaccaaactcgcggaacatggttccttctctatgaggaaccttcagaaaagcccagattggccatcggagaccgtggacccacggggtcccggatcggccgatctggcagcttacCGCTTATTGAGGTTTCGGGTCTCTTAAGGCCGGTCTAACTGTCCAAAAAGCTAAAGTGGCCATAGGAGTGACCTGaaacgagtgcacgtatttctaggagccgagggta
Above is a genomic segment from Prunus dulcis chromosome 7, ALMONDv2, whole genome shotgun sequence containing:
- the LOC117634784 gene encoding putative elongation factor TypA-like SVR3, chloroplastic, giving the protein MSTRDLGSLVAFEGGTSTSYAISSSQERGQLFIGPGVEVYKGQIVGIHQRPGDLSLNVCKKKAATNIRSNKDVTVILDTPLDYSLDDCIEYIQEDELVEVTPSSIRMCKNPKFSKKSNR